The Deltaproteobacteria bacterium genome segment CCGAGGTAGTCCGCGGTGGCCGGGCCGAAGATCCGCGTCGCCACCTCGAGGACGCGCACCCCGGCGAGCGCTTCGGGCTTCCCCGGGATCGCCGCGGGGTCGAAGGCCCGCCCGGCGAAGGCCCGGAAGCTCCCGGGGTCAGACGGCAAGGTACTTCTCCTTGATCTCGTCGTTGGCGAGGAGCTCCTTCATCGTCCCCTTGAACTTCACCGACCCCTTGTCGATCACGAAGGCGCGGTCGGAAACCTTGGCGCAGAAGTGCAGGTTCTGCTCCGCGAGGAGGACCGTCACCCCCTCCTGGCGGATCCGGAGGATCATCTCGGCCAGCAGGGACACGACCAGCGGGGCGAGCCCCTCGGACGGCTCGTCGAGGAGGAGCACCTCGGGGTTCGTCATCAGCGTGCGTGCGATCGTGAGCATCTGCTGCTCGCCGCCGGACAGTTGGCTCCCGAGGTTTTTCTCCCGTTCCTGCAGCCGCGGGAAGAGAGCATAGACCCGGT includes the following:
- a CDS encoding ABC transporter ATP-binding protein codes for the protein MAFLDLNSINTYYGRSHILFDVSLSIEKGEVVSLIGRNGAGKSTTFRSIIGLTPPQTGEVIFKGERISGLRAFRICRKGIGFVPEDRRCFPDLTVRDNLEVAARREKEVASPWTVDRVYALFPRLQEREKNLGSQLSGGEQQMLTIARTLMTNPEVLLLDEPSEGLAPLVVSLLAEMILRIRQEGVTVLLAEQNLHFCAKVSDRAFVIDKGSVKFKGTMKELLANDEIKEKYLAV